A genomic window from Luteolibacter sp. LG18 includes:
- the bioB gene encoding biotin synthase BioB, with translation MTLAELQRLHSLPFFELLKQARAVHEANWPEAEIQLCTLLSIKTGGCSEDCSYCAQSARYNSGIEIERLMSKDAIMERARAARETGSTRFCMGAAWRGVRGGTQRFEQVLDIVRDVSSLGMEVCVTLGELGPDEAVALKDAGVTAYNHNLDTSPEHYPNIVTTHTYEDRLRTISNVQKAGMSVCCGGILGLGETIDDRLKMLEVISNFNPQPESVPINSLMPMPGTPLEGTAVVDPFDLVRMIAVTRLAIPKAKVRLSAGRTRLSDETQALCYFAGANSIFYGDKLLTAKNPAVEKDRELLAKLGLGTLAPNPAMNAPEADPDQPLSPACETGSHCGCC, from the coding sequence ATGACACTTGCCGAGCTTCAACGCCTCCATTCCCTTCCGTTTTTCGAACTGCTCAAGCAGGCCCGCGCCGTCCATGAGGCGAACTGGCCGGAGGCGGAAATCCAGCTTTGCACGCTGCTCTCGATCAAGACCGGCGGTTGCTCGGAGGACTGCTCCTACTGCGCCCAGTCCGCCCGCTACAACTCGGGCATCGAGATCGAGCGGCTGATGAGCAAGGACGCCATCATGGAGCGCGCCCGCGCCGCCCGTGAAACCGGCTCCACCCGCTTCTGCATGGGCGCCGCCTGGCGCGGTGTCCGCGGTGGCACCCAGCGTTTCGAGCAGGTCCTCGACATCGTCCGCGATGTCTCCTCGCTCGGCATGGAAGTCTGCGTGACCCTCGGCGAACTCGGCCCGGATGAAGCCGTGGCCCTGAAGGACGCCGGTGTCACCGCCTACAACCACAACCTCGACACCTCACCGGAGCACTACCCGAACATCGTCACCACCCACACCTACGAGGACCGCCTGCGCACGATCTCGAACGTGCAGAAGGCCGGCATGTCGGTGTGTTGCGGCGGCATCCTCGGCCTCGGCGAAACGATCGATGACCGCCTGAAGATGCTGGAGGTCATTTCCAACTTCAATCCGCAGCCGGAAAGCGTGCCGATCAACTCGCTGATGCCGATGCCCGGCACCCCGCTGGAAGGCACCGCCGTGGTCGATCCCTTCGACCTCGTCCGCATGATCGCCGTGACCCGCCTCGCCATCCCGAAGGCGAAGGTCCGCCTTTCCGCCGGCCGCACCCGCCTCTCCGACGAGACCCAGGCTCTGTGCTACTTCGCCGGGGCGAACTCGATCTTCTACGGCGACAAGCTCCTCACCGCGAAGAACCCCGCCGTCGAAAAGGACCGCGAGCTGCTGGCCAAACTCGGCCTCGGCACCCTCGCCCCGAATCCGGCGATGAACGCCCCGGAAGCCGATCCCGACCAGCCTCTTTCCCCGGCCTGCGAGACCGGCAGCCACTGCGGCTGCTGCTAG
- a CDS encoding DUF3817 domain-containing protein: MSSPGLSSPIGRLRLLGMAEGASFLFLLGVAMPLKYVAHRPEFVKYGGWCHGLLFILFLLAIFQAWADKQISFRQSVLAFIAAIVPFGPFFLDRKLQQIEPSGTPDAEEA; this comes from the coding sequence ATGAGTTCACCCGGTCTCAGCAGCCCCATCGGTCGCCTGCGCCTCCTCGGCATGGCGGAAGGAGCCTCGTTCCTCTTCCTCCTCGGCGTCGCCATGCCGCTCAAGTATGTCGCCCACCGGCCGGAGTTCGTGAAATACGGCGGCTGGTGCCACGGTCTGCTGTTCATCCTCTTCCTGCTGGCCATCTTCCAGGCGTGGGCGGACAAGCAGATCTCGTTCCGCCAGTCGGTGCTCGCCTTCATCGCCGCGATCGTGCCCTTCGGCCCCTTCTTCCTCGACCGCAAGCTCCAACAGATCGAGCCGTCCGGCACGCCGGACGCCGAGGAAGCTTGA
- a CDS encoding PatB family C-S lyase → MTFDFDTPIARQGTGCIKFDRRPELDPYWVADMDFASPPAILEGIHRRVDHGIFGYAQAHEGLNEAVLEYLERRIGVKVPLAQVVHLGGLVPALSLAARAFCQRGEAVMTCTPVYPPFLGVHKDAGAELITVDHVFQDGRWTFDWAAMERAVTPQTKVFLLCNPQNPLGRVFSRYELEKLATFCEENDLILVSDEIHCDLVLDEAATPHVSALKLPEELQKRTITLLAPSKTWNIAGLGYAFAVIPDDSVRRRFNAAKGHTLTEISALSYHAAEAAYRHGEPWRQQLVAYLRQNRDTLVEFIRDRCPGLIIHPGEATYLAWIDARPLGHDNPALHFEKNAGLFLSDGAFFQWPGWFRFNFGCPRARMLEGLEKIAAAL, encoded by the coding sequence GTGACTTTCGATTTCGACACGCCGATCGCCCGCCAGGGCACGGGCTGCATCAAGTTCGACCGCCGCCCGGAACTCGATCCCTACTGGGTCGCGGACATGGACTTCGCCTCCCCTCCCGCCATCCTGGAGGGCATCCACCGGCGTGTGGACCACGGCATTTTCGGCTACGCCCAGGCCCACGAAGGCCTCAATGAAGCCGTGCTGGAGTATCTGGAGCGCCGGATCGGCGTGAAGGTGCCACTCGCCCAGGTCGTCCACCTCGGCGGCCTCGTCCCGGCCCTCTCGCTGGCCGCCCGCGCCTTCTGCCAGCGCGGCGAGGCGGTCATGACCTGCACGCCGGTCTACCCGCCGTTCCTTGGCGTCCACAAGGACGCGGGCGCGGAGTTGATCACCGTCGACCACGTCTTTCAGGACGGCCGCTGGACCTTCGACTGGGCCGCCATGGAGCGCGCCGTCACCCCGCAGACCAAGGTCTTCCTGCTCTGCAACCCGCAGAACCCGCTCGGCCGGGTCTTCAGCCGCTACGAGCTCGAAAAACTCGCCACTTTCTGCGAGGAAAACGACCTGATCCTGGTCTCGGATGAGATCCACTGCGATCTGGTGCTCGATGAGGCCGCCACCCCGCACGTTTCCGCCCTCAAGCTGCCCGAGGAGCTTCAGAAGCGCACCATCACCCTGCTCGCCCCGAGCAAGACCTGGAATATCGCCGGCCTCGGCTACGCCTTCGCCGTGATCCCGGACGACTCCGTGCGCCGCCGTTTCAATGCCGCCAAGGGCCACACCCTCACCGAGATCAGCGCCCTTTCCTACCACGCCGCCGAGGCCGCCTACCGCCACGGCGAGCCCTGGCGCCAGCAGCTCGTCGCCTACCTGCGCCAGAACCGCGACACCCTCGTCGAGTTCATCCGCGACCGCTGCCCCGGCCTGATCATCCACCCCGGCGAGGCCACCTATCTGGCGTGGATCGACGCCCGCCCGCTCGGCCACGACAATCCGGCGCTCCATTTCGAGAAAAATGCCGGCCTGTTCCTTTCCGACGGCGCGTTTTTCCAATGGCCGGGCTGGTTCCGCTTCAATTTCGGCTGCCCGCGCGCCCGGATGCTGGAGGGACTGGAGAAAATCGCCGCCGCGCTCTAA